The genomic segment TGTACAACCGCAGCGGCTGGGAGTTCGACTATCCCGCGATGGAGCGCAACTTCATGACCATCGCGAACGATCTCAGCACGCTCCATCCGCACGTGCGCGAAAGCAACATTCATCGCATGGACGATCCGCTGCTGTCGCACTATCCCATCGCGTATTTGTCGGAGCCTGGCTACTGGCTACCCGACGAACGCGAGGCGGCGGGGTTGCGCGATTGGATCGCCAAAGGCGGATTCCTGATTGTCGATGACTTCTACCTGCGCCAGTGGGAGAACTTCGAACGATCCATGCGCCTGGTGATGCCGCAGGCACGCATGATCCCGCTCGACATTTCGCACCCCATCTTCAATTCGTTCTTTCATCTCAAGACCCTGGACGGGATGACGCACCCCGACAACGCCTCGGCGAAGGCCGTGTATGTCGGGATCTTCGAGGACAACGATCCCACGAAGCGTCTGCAGGTGATCATCAACTACAACAATGACATTGGCGACTATATGGAGTGGTCGGGTGGCGGCTACTATCCGGTGAACATGTCGAATGACGCCTACAAGTTCGCCACGAACTACGTGATCTACGCGCTGACGCATTGAGCCGCCGACGTAACGGCTCGGCTTGCCGGCGTATTGGCGGTTCCGCTAGTCTTGTATGATTCCCCCCTCCGCCGTCGACGGTGTTGCGCGACGCGGCCTGCCTGCCCCGAACAAATGTCGCTACCACGAGGAGTTATGAACGCTCGTTCCGCGCGCCGTATTGCCATTGCCGTGGTCCTGCTGTCCGGCTGCTCCGGTGGCGGCACGAGCGACCCCGTGCCGACCACTCGCACGGTGACGGTCACCACCAATGGCAGCGGCAGCGGAACGATCACGTCGTCGCCGGCCGGTGTGTCGTGCGGCGCGACGTGCAGCGCATCGTTGAGCACGTCGGTGGCGGTCTCACTGTCCGCCACACCGGCCGCGAATTCTCAGTTCGTAAGCTGGTCGGGCGCCTGCACGGGGACGACAGCCAGTTGCACCGTGCCGGCGGGCACCACGGCGGTGTCTGCGGCCGCGCGCTTTGACCTTTCGGTATACGCGCTCACGGTGGCGCTGGCGGGCACCGGCACCGGTTCTGTCACCTCGGCGCCAGCAGGCGTCACCTGCGGCACCGATTGCACCGAGGGCTACAACGCCGGCACGGTGGTCACGCTCACCGCCGCGCCGGCCGGTACGTCGTCATTTACGGGCTGGTCGGGCGGCGGCTGCACGGGCACGGGAACGTGCGTGGTCACCATGAATCAGCTTACGAATGTCACGGCGACGTTCACCCTGGTGACGAATACGTTGACGGTGGCTTTGGCGGGCACGGGCAGCGGCACGGTGACGTCCACGCCAGCCGGCATCACCTGCGGCACCGACTGCAACGAAGCCTACACCGCCGGCACCGTGGTCACGCTCACCGCAGCCTCGGCCGGTTCGTCCACCTTTGCGGGTTGGTCGGGCGGTGGTTGCACCGGAACGGGGACATGTGTGGTCACGATGAATGCGGCCGCAACCGTCACGGCCACTTTCACGCTCGTGAGCTTCACGATGACGGTGAATCGAACGGGTACCGGCAGTGGCACGGTGACGTCCTCGCCGGCGGGCATCAACTGCGGCAGTGATTGCACCGAACCCTACACGTCCGGCACCGTCGTCACGCTCACCGCGGCCTCGGGCGTCGGTTCGAACTTCACGGGGTGGTCGGGTGGCGGTTGCACGGGCACCGGGACCTGTGTGGTCACGATGACGGCCGCCACGACCATCACCTCCACCTTCACGCTGCAGACGAACACCATGACGGTGTCGCTGGTTGGCGCGGGCAGCGTGACGAGCGCGCCGGCCGGCATCAGTTGCCCGGCGGACTGCACGGAACCGTACGCGTTCGGGACCGTCGTCACGCTCACCGCGGCGGCGACGGATGGGTCCGCATTCACCGGGTGGTCCGGCAGCGGGTGCAGTGGAACGGGATCCTGCGTAGTCACCATGAACTCGGCCAGCAGCGTCACCGCCACGTTCAGCGTGGTTGCGCCCGGGTGGCCGGATTCGGGTACGCGGTTCTGCACCGACCTCCTGGCCAGTGTCACCTGTCCGGCCGGCGTGGTTGGTCAGGACGGATTCTATGCGATCAATGTGCCCAACTACGTGGTCGTCGGTGGTCGAGTTCAGGATCCGATCACCGGACTGGTATGGGAGCGCAGCCCGTCGATCGCCAATTTCACCCAGGCGGCCGCCATCACGTATTGCGATGATCTCGTCCTCGACGGCGCCACCGACTGGCGTGTGCCGTCCCTGCTCGAGTTGCTCAGTATTGCCGATTTCGGCAGCACCGGCCCCGCATTCACGTCGTCGGCGTTTCCCGGTATTCCGCCCAACTCATATTTCTGGACCACGACCGACCGAGCCGGAAATCCGGCGCAAGCGTACGGCATGAACACCAACTACGCGGTCACCAACTACGTCACCAAGTCCGACCCGTCCGGGCACATTGTGCGCTGCGTTCGCGGCACACCGTTCAGCGGCGTCCTCACCGTTGCCGGTGGCAGTGTCACCGACAGTCGCACAAATCTCGTATGGCAGAGCGGCACCGCACCTACGGATTTGTCGTGGCAGGATGCCCTTACCTACTGCGAAGCGTTGAGCCTGGACGGCCGCACCGATTGGCGTTTGCCCAGCGGCAAGGAACTCACCAGCATCATCGACCCGACGCAAACGAGTCCGACCATCTCACCACTCTTTGCCTCGCGACCCGCCACGCGATTCTGGTCGTCGTCGGTGTTGGCAAACTTCCCCAACAACGCGTATGCCATCGGCTTCGCGACCGGCGTGAGCGCCGACATTGGAACGGTGTTCAGTGAGCTCCGTTCCGTGCGGTGCGTGCGTTAGCACGGCAATCACAATAGGGCACCAGACGAGTGACGACGACGTTCTCGCCGCAGCATCTGGTGCCCGACGGTCGGGCCATGCTGGCGTGCACGTGCCTGATCCCCGATGGATGGACGCGGCTCCCCGTCCCAGACGAGGAGATTGACTTCGACAATCGGGCAAGCGTCAGATCGGATTTCGATCGGCTGCTTGGCGCGTTCGCACTGGATGAGGTGCACGGCATGACCGCACCGATCCTTCGTGCGATGACATCGGAATCGGCTATTGATCTGACAGCGATATCGGAAGCGTTGGCGATGTCGGGGTCGCCCCCAGACGCTCCTGACGCCGCCGACAGTCGGCCCGCGCACGCCGCCGATGTCGCGCTGGCTGATGATGCCGCAACGCTCGACCCTGAACATGTGATCAATGCGCGACTCCGGGACAGTGGCGCTGGCCTCGTGCCGCGCGTGCTTGAGGTAGTGAATCACGAGAAGTTCGCGGTCGTCGCGGCTGCGGCTCTGGAATCGACGTTCCGGGTGCCGTTCGGGTGGCATGTCATCGACGATGGCCGACGAACGCTGATCTTCGATGTCGCCGGCGGTGTGCAGATCAATCTCAGTCAGCGCACGTCGCCCGAAAACGTGTACGCGGTGCTTCAGTCTATCGGCGACGACCTCGCCGCCGAGCATCCGCAGGCGCAGTTCCTCAAGCTGGAACTGCTTGGATGTCCCTGCCTGGCTATGCGGGATCTCCGCATCGACGGGGAGTCGTTGGATCAGGCGTATCTTGCGCGCCCGTCACACCGGGAGCAGTGCGCGCTGGTGTGCCGAGTGACCGCCACGCGCGCGGAGATGACGCGGGCCATGAATGCGGCTGAGGTGATCTGGATGTCGCTGCACGGTCCGGCGTCGGACACGGACGACTAGATCGCGCAACGGGCATCTGGCGGGAGAGGATGTAAGCGATGAGGCGCCTCTGGAATCGCGAATACGGTGCGGTTGATCGAAGTACCCGCATTCCGCGGCCACGCGCGAAAGACTGTGCGGGTCTTCGCGCCAGGCGCCACAATCGATCGGCGTCCGGCCCCTCGGCGTCACGGCCGGCTGAACACGGCCCCGTGCGGGACCCCCTTGGTGGATCCCCCGTGCGGCCACGTCTTGTTGTCCATGCGGAATCCCGGCACCGTGGCCCCTTCGTCGCGAAACCGTGTATCACGCGACAACTGTCCGGTGGTGGAGGCGAAGCGCAGCATCTGCACCGTGTGCTGCATGGACGCGTATCCGGTCACCACCACGCGTCGCCGATCCGGCGAAACGGAAATCCAATGGGGTACATCGGTGGAGTCGAACGCGACACGGCTCACTTCCTTGGGCGCCCGCGGATTGGAGAGGTCGAGACTCACCACCGCGCTCCATGCAGGAACGGTGACGAGATAGTAATGGCCCACGATGGCGGGAATCGCGCAGCTCGTGCCGTCCTTGCGCGGGAACGCGCCAACCTGCACCGCAGCTGGCGCATCGCCTTCCAATCCCTCCAACAGGAAGAGCCCACAGCTGAAGGTCGACACCAACACCGTGCGTCCGTCGGCCATCAGCCTTGGCTCGGCGCTGAGCACACCATTGGGCCCGGGAAGGGTGATGTTCTTGAGCAACGCGCGATCGGACAATCGCCACAGCTGCACGGTGCGCGACGGCTCGAAGAAATCCTTGTCCATGTCGGTCGACGTGGTGACAATGCGATCGATCGAAGGCACGATGCCGGCACTGTACACGCGCAGCCCCGAATCGGCGCCGGGTGTATCGGCCGACGCGGATCGCACGCGCACGCCGGCCGGCGTGAATTCCACCAGTCCGCCGGCGCGCAGGTGGTCGCCTGTGTGCGTCATCTGAAACGTTGCGAGCACGTTGCCACCCGGCAGGCGCAGGAACGAGTGCGGGTGCATGTACCCGTCCACATCGCCGAATTCCGCCGCGATGCGCGGTGCGTCGGGCGCGGACAGGTCGAAGACAAAGGTGCGCCCGGAGCCGAAACCGTTCGCGAAGAGCTGACGGTCGGCGGGCAGCTCGTGCTCGGTGTGGTGCGGGAAATTCTGCCGTCCCGGCACCGGGAGCGTGGTGACGAGACGACCGTAGCGCCCGGTGTCTTCGGTGACATCGACGACCGCCAGGAAGTCGGGCTGCGTGGTGTCGGCCGACGCGGTCCACAGATACAGATAGTCGCGCGCCGGAGCGACGGTATCGGGGCGCGGTGCGCAGGCGACGCACAGGGCGAGCAGGGTGACCACGCGGAAACGGTTCATGTCGAAAGACGGTGGTGAATGTCAGGGGCGGACCGATTGGCAACGCGCCACGCCCAAGTTCGCGTGTGTAGAGAGCGACGTCAACGATCCATCGTCCTTCTCTCTGCCGATTGGATGGAAGAAAGACTAGGCTTCGCGACACCCTACTTCGCGAGGAACCCGATGCGATTCATTCGCATACGTGGCCCATCCATCGGGACAGGCCGAAACGGTCTTTCCGGCGACCATTGTGCACGACACGCTGTTGGTGTTCAACAATCCGGCCCACGACTTCCCCCAGCAGATCAGCTATCGCCGCGTCGGTCGTGACTCGGTGGTGGCACGCATCGAGGGCACTCGCGGAGGGCAGGTACGGGGCGTCAATTTCCCGATGAAGCGCGTGCGCTGTGGTGGTGACGCTCTCTGACCCGAGCAAGAGATGCCGGATATCCTCCTGTCGTTCCCGATTCTGCGCGATGCACCCACGGTGTTCGACGCCATGACCGCGCCGGCCGGTCTCGACGGCTGGTGGACACTGGACTCCGAAGGCCTGCCAGTATTGGGAGCGCAGTACCGTTTTGGATTCGGGCCGTCGTGTCAGTGGACGGGCGAGGTGACACGCTGCGAGGCGCCCCGGGCCTTTGAGTGGACCATGCGTGACGCGGACGCCGACTGGACCGGGACCCGTGTCGGGTTCACGTTGAAGGACATTCGAGGCGGCACGCTGGTGGAGTTCTTTCATCGCGGGTGGCCACTGGAGAACGAACACTTTCGCGGGTCGAGTTACTGTTGGGCGTCATACCTGCGTATCCTGCGTCGCCATCTGGAGCACGGGGAGCACGTGCCCTACGAGCAGCGCGACAGCGTGTAGCACACGGGCACTTTCGCGCAGCGGACCAGCGGTGCAAACTGCACGCATCCTCTGTCTTCGAGATGTCGATGCCGAACTCGTACCGCCTGCGCTGCGCCATGGTATTCGCCTCGTTGTCGCTCACGTCCGCCATTCTCGATGCCCAGTCACCGGATGCCCTGATGCGCGCACGGCTGGTGGCGCGAATCGCCGAGGTGTCCGGTGCGCAGGTGGGCATCGCGGTGCGCGACCTGGCCAGCGGGCGACGCCTGGCCATTAACGCTGATACCGTGTTCCACGCAGCCAGCACCATGAAGGTCCCGGTGCTGTTCGCGCTGTACCAGGAATTCGAAAGCGGTCGGCTGCGGCCCAACGAAACGATGCGACTGGAGAATCGCTTCCAGTCCATCGTGGACAAGTCGGACTACGCGCTCAATCCCGGCGACGACAGCGACAGCACGGTGTACGCGCTGGTGGGAACAGACGTGCCGTTGCGCGACCTGGCCACGCGCATGATCACCCACTCCAGCAACCTGGCCACGAACGCGCTGATTGGCCGGCTGGATGCCACGCGCATCACCGCCCTCACGCGCACGTTCGGCGCGACGCGCATGCAAGTGTTGCGCGGCGTTGAGGACAACCTGGCCTTTCGCGCAGGGCTCAACAATACGACCACCGCCAACGACCTGGTGGCCTTGTTTGTCGCGCTGCACCAAGGCAAGGTGGCCAACGCGGCCAGCACGCGTGACATGCTGGCCATTCTCGAGGCGCAGGCGTTCAACGACGAAATCCCGGCGGGGTTGCCGCCGCGCACGCGCATGGCGCACAAGACGGGATCGATTACGGCCACCTGGCACGACGCGGGTTTGGTGTATCCCCAGAACCGTGCGCCGTATGCCATCGCGATCCTCACGCGCAACATCCCCGACGAAAAAGTGGCGCAGCGATTGATGGCCGATTGTTCGCGCATTATCTGGGAGTGGCTTGCCACACCGTCTCGCTAGGTTGTGGTGATGAGAATTCTGGCCGTATCGGGGAGTCTCCGGCTCGGCTCGTCAAACGGTGCGATTGTGGACGCCGCCGTCCTGGCGGCGGGTGACACGGCAGCGGTGACGGTGTTCGGGTTGCTAAGCGCGTTGCCACCGTTCAATCCCGACTTGGAGCGCGAGTCCACGCCACCGGCGGTGGCGGCGTGGCGCGACGCGCTGCGTGCCAGTTCGGCCGTGCTGATCTCCAGTCCCGAATACGCGCACGGTGTACCGGGCGTGCTGAAAAACGCGCTCGACTGGGTGGTGGGCAGCGGCGAGTTCATGAGCATGCCGGTGGCGTTGGTGAACGCGTCGGCGTATTCCGCGTTTGTCACCGAGCAGCTGCGCGAAACACTCACGGTCATGATGGCGGAGGTGGTGGTGGCCACCTCGCTGCCGCTGCGCGGTCGTCCATCCAGCGCGGCGGATATCCTGGCGCAGCCACTGGCCACCGCGGAACTCCGCGCGGCGCTGCAGTCGTTGGCCGAAGCCGCGCATCGCGTGGCCGAGCGTTCGTCGTGACGCGCGGCAAACGCACGCGGTATCTCGCGTTTCTGCGGGGCATGAACGTGGGCGGTCATCGGGTGAGCATGAGCGAGCTCCGCGACCTGTTCGTGGCGCTCAAGTTCGCCAACGTGGAAACGTTCATCGCCAGCGGCAACGTCATCTTTGATACCTCGGCGAGTGCCGCCACTGACGTGCTGGAAGCGCGCATTGAATCGCAATTGCGTGGAGCGCTTGGTTATGCGGTCGCGACGTTTTTGCGCACGCCGGACGAACTGGCATCCGTCGTAAGGCAGGTACCGTTTCCGGCCACGGAGGTCGCCGCGCCCGGCCACACGGTGCACGTCGGATTCCTCCGTCGCGCGCCCAACGCCGCGCTGGCCACGCACCTCACGGGTCTTGCCACCAGCGTGGATGCGTTCGGCGTTGGTGCGTGCGAGATGTACTGGCTGAGTCGCGGCCGGACTACCGATTCGCTGGTGAAGTGGCCGCAGGTGGAGAAGGCGCTGAAACTCGATGTGACAATGCGCAACCTTACCACCGTGCGGAAACTCACTGAAAAGTACCCGGGCCACACATGACGCGCCTTCACCAGCTTTCGGTTCGGGAAGACCCTGCCATCAGGTTGCCGTACCCCGACCTGGGCGCGGGCTGGCGTGACGGCGCTCGCGCCATATCGTTCAGTATCGCTGTCAACAACCCTTGAGGAGAGAGCCCCAATGAAGGTGTTCGCGCGTACTGCACTGCTTCTGACGTTCGCTTCCACCGCCGCCCATGCGCAGGTGAATGCGGGCGCACAGGCACCCGAAGCGACCCTGCCATTCACCATGACGCAGGTAGCCACGTTCAATCTGCCGTGGCGCATCGCGTTTCTCCCCGATGGCCGCATGCTGGTCACGGAAAAGGTGGGCCCGCTGTGGCTGGTGACGCAGCAAGGTGTCAAGACGCCGGTGGCGAACGTGCCAGCGGTGCGGGCGCAGGGCCAAGGTGGCATGCTGGGTGTCTACACGTCGCCCAACTACGCCACCGATCGCAACGTCTACCTCACGTACTCCGAGCCGGGCGACAGCGGATCGAGTTTGGCACTCGCCCGCGCCAAGCTGACCATCACCAAAGACTCGGCCAGTCTTGATGGACTGCAGGTGATTTGGCGCGACGGTGCGCGTGGCCGTGGCGGCCAGTTCGGCGCAGCGGTCGCCTTCTCCCCAGACAAGAAGTTCTTGTTCCTCACGGTTGGCGATCGTCAGCGTATGACGCCGGCGCAAGATCCGAACTCGCCATTGGGCAAAATTCTGCGCCTCACGCTTGACGGCAAACCGGCGCCAGGCAATCCGCAGGCGGGCAAGACCGGCGAGGCCACGCTTGGCATTATCAATCCGCCGCGCGACACAGAGTTGGCCAAGACTGCCGCTGTGTTGTTCAGCTACACATTCCCCGGGCCCAACCTCACGCCATCCGAAACATGGGCGACCGGTTTCCGGACGCCGTATGGCCTGGCCTTCGCGCCCGATGGTCGCCTGTGGGAGTTGGAACACGGACCGCGCGGTGGCGATGAACTCAACCTGATCGAGCCCGGCAAGAACTACGGGTGGCCGCTGGTAGCGTACGCCGTGAACTACAACGGGGTAGAGATCCCCAGCCCCGATACGCGCCCCGATCTCACGAAGCCGCTGATCTACTGGACGCCGGTCATCGCCCCTGGAAGCCTCACCTTCTACAAGGGCGCGATGTTTCCGCAGTGGAACGGCTCGGCGCTCATAGGTGGGCTGGCCACGCAGACGCTCAATCGCATCACGTTCGATGGAAAAGGCGGCGCCGCGCCGGCCGAACGCTGGGCGGTGGGCCACCAGATTCGGGATGTGGCGATCGCTCCGGATGGCGCGGTGTGGGTGATCGAGAATACGCCAACGGGCGGGTTGTTTCGGGTGACGCCCAAGTGATCACTGACGCTTGACGTGAGAATCCGCCAGGCGATTCTGCAGCGGATTCCATCGTGAGCGCGGACCTGACGATCGAGCGCCTCGGCGCCGCGCTCGCTGACCGCTATCGCATCGAGCGAGAGCTCGGCGCGGGCGGCATGGCGACGGTGTATCTCGCGCTCGACCTCAAGCACCAGCGCGATGTTGCGATCAAGGTGCTGCATCCCGATTTGGGTGCGGCGCTTGGCGGCGAACGGTTTTTGAGCGAGATCCGCACCACGGCGCGGCTGCAGCACCGCACATACTGCCGTTGCTGGATTCGGGGGATACGGGGGCGGGGAGACGGGAGACGGGAGACGGAAGACCGGAGACGTCGGGGCTGCTGTACTACGTGATGCCGTTGGTGACGGGAGAGACGTTGCGGGCGCGACTGGAGCGTGAGAGACAGTTGCCGATTGCCTATGCCGTGCGCATTGCGCGTGAAGTGGCAAGCGCACTCGATTACGCGCACCGGCAGAATGTGATTCATCGCGACATCAAGCCGGAGAACATTCTCCTGCACGATGGACAGGCCATCGTGGCGGACTTCGGTATTGCGCTGGCGGTGCAGCAGGCCGGCGGTCAGCGCATGACGCAAACGGGGCTCTCGCTGGGCACGCCGCAGTACATGTCGCCCGAACAGGCGATGGGCGAACGCGCGATCGATGCGCGCAGCGACATCTACTCGCTGGCAGCGGTGACGTACGAAATGCTCACGGGCGACCCGCCGTTCACGGGCTCGAGTGTGCAGGCCGTCGTGGCGAAAGTGATGAACGCCAACGCCGAACGTCCGTCGCTTACGCGCAAGGCTGTGACGCCGGCGCTTGAGGCAGCGGTGTTGCGTGGCCTGGAGAAGTTGCCGGCCGACCGCTTTGGCACGGCGGCGGAGTTCGCGACGGCGCTGGTACAGGAGTCGATCGGCGCCGCAACCAGCGCACGTCCAGTTGCGGCCGCGCGTAGAACGCGCACAGGGTTGATGACCCTTGGCTTGTTCACGCTGGTGGCCGGTGCGTCGGCGGGCTGGTTCGCGCACGGTCGCGCCAACTCGTCGACGCAGAGTGCCGCGCCACGCCCTGTACGGCTGACGCACGCCGGACAGGTCGGGTGCGCGGCGATCGCGCCTGGCGGACAACAGTTCGCGCTGATTGTGGGGAGTTTTTCTGACGAAACGGATTGCGGCGGCACGTTGGTGGTGCGCCCGCTGCCAACCGGACCCGATCAAGTGATCGCGCGCGTGCAGGACGTAACGGAATTGCGGTGGAGTCCGGCCGGCGACGCACTGCTGATTGCCGGCCAACCAGTCGACAAGGCGCGGGGCGTCTGGCTCTTCCCCACCAAGAGTGGCGGGGCGCGACAACTCGCGTCAGGACGCATGCGCGGTGCGGGATTCGTCGACGCGGGCCATGTCTACGTTGTGCCGCTGGCTGATGGTTACGCAAACGCACCCAACGCGCTCCTACAGGTTTTCGTGCTTGATGCGCAATCAGGCGAGATCACCGATACAACGCGACTTCCGACGCGAAGCGGGGGGGCGCTGCTTTCGCCGTCTGGCCGCTGGTGGGCGGCCGCGTCCACCAGTGGGACGCAGCAGTACATTGTATCGCGAGCGGGCGCGGCGGTCGACAGTATGGCCAGCACCCGGTACACTTACGCGTGGGTCGGTGATTCTGCGATTGTCTATCAACGGCAACCCGATTGGCGCCCCGGCGATCTCATGCTGCGACGCGTCAATCCCGAGAGTGGGCACTTTGTCGGCGATCCCATAGTGCTTCTGGCGAATCTGCCCGAGGTCCGCACCATCTCCGTTGACAATGCCACGGGGAAGTTGATGTGGGTCACTCGTGTCATCACCGACGAACTGCATTTCATGTCGTTGCCCGAATCTCCCCGTTCCCGACTGCTGACACGATCGCTCAACGCGTTTCTGGGCAACCCGAAGTTTTCGCCTGACGGACAACGGGTTGTGTACACGCGACAAGACGCGCTCGGCTCAAACGCCTACATGATGGACTTGCAGGATGGCGCGGAGATCGCGGCATCCAGCGACACGGTCGCGGCTACCACGGTGTTCTGGCCGAGTGCGCAGCAGGTGCTACGGAGCGGCGCCGATGGAACGCTCATCTCCTTTGATCTGGCCACGGGGCGCGCGCGACGCTACGTCACGCCGCCCGGGGAGGCCGTGATTGGCGTCGCCGCAAACTCGTGGATGTTAAGTCGCGAGCGCGCGGCGGCGCTTATTCAACGCGATTCGTTGCTGAACAACCCGCGCACGATTCCCGATCCTCCGGGGCTCGGTCAGCTTGATGACGGCGCCGTCTCGCCGGACGGGAACCTGGTACTCCAACTCGGAACGGCCCAGGATCGGCGCAGTGCGTTTGCCGTGTACAACACGACAACGCAGGCGTGGTCGGCGATCACCCTACTCGATACCATCACGCGTCGCGCGACGAACATCGCGACCGACGGCTCAGTGTATTTCACACGCTTCAACGGACGCACCGAGATCTGGCGCACGCGTGTTGGCGGTGTACTCACGTTGTACGCCACGCTGCCCGTGCAGTGTTATGAAGGGAGCGTGACGGTGAGCGACGACGGCACGCGTGTGGTGTGTAACGTCACCACGAGCCTGCCCGACGTGTGGATGATGGAATTGCCGAAGCGGCGTCGTTGACGCCAATTGCTACGCGCGGTGTACCTGGCAAACAGCGCATGCGGATGTTGTTACGGCCGGTCGACGAGTTCCGAAACGGACGCGCGAAAACCCGGCAGCACGTCCTCGCCGTCGAGATAGTCATCCGCACTCAACACCACATCCGAGCCGTCGGCACGATACACGCGCGCTCGGCGACGCTCGGGATCGATGGTCCACACGAGCAATGTGCCGGCGGTGAGCCAGTCGGCGACCTTCGACAGCACCTCGCCCGGGCGATCTGACGGCGAGAGGACTTCCACGGCGAGATCAGGAGCGACGTCGGCGAATCCGACATGTGCTGCCGATGGGATGCGTTCGGTGCAGATGTACGCGACGTCGGGGGCTCGCACCGTGTCGGGATTCCGCTGCAGCGTGAATCCTGTTTCGGCGGCGACCACCCGTCCGCGGGCCGCGCCCGACGTTTGGGTGCCACGGTCGGCGGTCAGGTAGTTGCTGATGGCCACCAATACGCGAGCGGCAATGTCGCCGTGCCAAAACCCGGCGGGCTCTCGAACCACGAGTCGGCCTCGAACGAGTTCCATGCGTTTGTCCGGCATGCGCAGCATGAGGAGCTCGTCTGCCGTCATCACCATCGGCGCCGGAATCATCGCCGCTTTCCTCCTCGGAGCACGTGTGCGTTTCATGCAACGATAATGGCGTCGGGCTCACCTGCGGTGAGAAGAGGGCCCGGCGGCGGCCTTCGTTCACCGTTTTGCCGGCGGCCCCGACGGATGCTTCTCGCACGTGGGTGGCTGCTCGGCGCTCCACGCCATTGAGGCGATGCGCCACGCGCCACTGCTCTTGACCAGCGTGAACACATCCACACCGCAGTGCGACCA from the Gemmatimonadaceae bacterium genome contains:
- a CDS encoding protein kinase → MLDSGDTGAGRRETGDGRPETSGLLYYVMPLVTGETLRARLERERQLPIAYAVRIAREVASALDYAHRQNVIHRDIKPENILLHDGQAIVADFGIALAVQQAGGQRMTQTGLSLGTPQYMSPEQAMGERAIDARSDIYSLAAVTYEMLTGDPPFTGSSVQAVVAKVMNANAERPSLTRKAVTPALEAAVLRGLEKLPADRFGTAAEFATALVQESIGAATSARPVAAARRTRTGLMTLGLFTLVAGASAGWFAHGRANSSTQSAAPRPVRLTHAGQVGCAAIAPGGQQFALIVGSFSDETDCGGTLVVRPLPTGPDQVIARVQDVTELRWSPAGDALLIAGQPVDKARGVWLFPTKSGGARQLASGRMRGAGFVDAGHVYVVPLADGYANAPNALLQVFVLDAQSGEITDTTRLPTRSGGALLSPSGRWWAAASTSGTQQYIVSRAGAAVDSMASTRYTYAWVGDSAIVYQRQPDWRPGDLMLRRVNPESGHFVGDPIVLLANLPEVRTISVDNATGKLMWVTRVITDELHFMSLPESPRSRLLTRSLNAFLGNPKFSPDGQRVVYTRQDALGSNAYMMDLQDGAEIAASSDTVAATTVFWPSAQQVLRSGADGTLISFDLATGRARRYVTPPGEAVIGVAANSWMLSRERAAALIQRDSLLNNPRTIPDPPGLGQLDDGAVSPDGNLVLQLGTAQDRRSAFAVYNTTTQAWSAITLLDTITRRATNIATDGSVYFTRFNGRTEIWRTRVGGVLTLYATLPVQCYEGSVTVSDDGTRVVCNVTTSLPDVWMMELPKRRR
- a CDS encoding Uma2 family endonuclease yields the protein MKRTRAPRRKAAMIPAPMVMTADELLMLRMPDKRMELVRGRLVVREPAGFWHGDIAARVLVAISNYLTADRGTQTSGAARGRVVAAETGFTLQRNPDTVRAPDVAYICTERIPSAAHVGFADVAPDLAVEVLSPSDRPGEVLSKVADWLTAGTLLVWTIDPERRRARVYRADGSDVVLSADDYLDGEDVLPGFRASVSELVDRP